One stretch of Streptomyces sp. A2-16 DNA includes these proteins:
- a CDS encoding acyl-CoA synthetase, with protein MEYNLADLFESVVDVVPDREALAYLDIPGTGAERRLTYAELDAAANRIAHHLLDSGVQAGEHVGLHLYNGVEYVQTLLGCLKARIVPVNVNYRYVEEELVYLYRDADLVGLVFDAEFTDRVAAALPHTERLRRLVRVGGGEPGGLSAVDFADAEASGSPDRGFPARSPDDQFIIYTGGTTGMPKGVMWRQEDLFFSGLGGGAPTGEPVKRPEELAERVAAGGAGITFFPTPPLMHGTSTLTTLIGFNFGQRVVLHRKFVPEEVLRTVEAEKVNAMSLVGDAMLRPLIDALEGPMKGTDMSSVFSVSSSGAIMSDTVSRQFRALVPNAMLLDNFGSSESGFNGTATEDSGPERGFRVRVNSRTQVVDPATHEPVAVGEVGRVAQCGHVPLGYYNDPRKTAETFFEKDGERWVLLGDMATVDEDGVVTVLGRGSQCINTGGEKVYPEEVEQALKAHPDVYDALVAGVPDVKWGHHVAAVVQLREGARTMSLDELQTHCRTRLAGYKVPRQLVVAESIRRSPSGKADYRWAQKVAVAADR; from the coding sequence GTGGAGTACAACCTTGCCGACCTGTTCGAGTCGGTCGTCGACGTGGTGCCGGACCGTGAGGCGCTCGCGTACCTCGACATTCCCGGTACGGGCGCGGAGCGCCGCCTGACGTACGCGGAGCTGGACGCCGCCGCCAATCGCATCGCTCACCATCTGCTCGACAGCGGGGTGCAGGCCGGCGAGCACGTCGGACTGCACCTCTACAACGGGGTGGAGTACGTACAGACGCTGCTGGGCTGCCTGAAGGCGCGGATCGTCCCGGTCAACGTCAACTACCGCTATGTGGAAGAGGAGTTGGTCTACCTCTACCGGGACGCGGATCTGGTGGGTCTGGTCTTCGACGCCGAGTTCACGGATCGGGTGGCGGCCGCGCTGCCGCACACGGAACGACTGCGCCGGCTGGTGCGGGTGGGAGGCGGTGAGCCGGGTGGGCTGTCGGCGGTGGACTTCGCGGACGCGGAGGCTTCCGGCTCCCCCGACCGGGGATTCCCGGCGCGCTCGCCCGACGACCAGTTCATCATCTACACGGGCGGCACCACCGGGATGCCCAAGGGAGTGATGTGGCGTCAGGAGGACCTGTTCTTCTCGGGGCTGGGCGGCGGAGCACCCACCGGTGAGCCGGTCAAGCGGCCCGAGGAGCTCGCCGAGCGGGTCGCCGCGGGCGGGGCGGGCATCACCTTCTTCCCCACTCCCCCGCTGATGCACGGGACCTCCACGCTGACGACGCTCATCGGCTTCAACTTCGGCCAACGGGTGGTGCTGCACCGCAAGTTCGTGCCCGAGGAGGTCCTGCGCACCGTCGAGGCGGAGAAGGTCAACGCGATGTCACTGGTGGGGGACGCGATGCTGCGGCCCCTCATCGACGCGCTGGAAGGGCCGATGAAGGGCACCGACATGTCGTCGGTGTTCAGTGTGTCGTCCTCGGGCGCGATCATGTCGGACACGGTGAGCCGGCAGTTCCGCGCACTCGTCCCGAACGCCATGCTGCTCGACAACTTCGGCTCCTCCGAGTCCGGCTTCAACGGGACCGCGACGGAGGACTCCGGGCCGGAGCGCGGCTTCCGTGTCCGGGTCAACTCCCGCACCCAGGTGGTCGACCCCGCGACGCACGAGCCCGTGGCCGTGGGCGAGGTGGGCCGGGTCGCGCAGTGCGGCCATGTGCCGCTCGGCTACTACAACGACCCCCGCAAGACCGCCGAGACCTTCTTCGAGAAGGACGGCGAGCGGTGGGTGCTCCTCGGTGACATGGCCACCGTGGACGAGGACGGGGTCGTCACCGTCCTCGGCCGGGGCTCGCAGTGCATCAACACGGGCGGCGAGAAGGTGTACCCGGAGGAGGTCGAGCAGGCGCTCAAGGCGCATCCGGACGTGTACGACGCCCTCGTGGCCGGGGTACCGGACGTGAAGTGGGGGCACCATGTGGCCGCCGTGGTGCAGTTGCGCGAGGGGGCGCGCACGATGTCCCTGGACGAGCTCCAGACGCACTGCCGGACGCGGCTCGCGGGCTACAAGGTGCCGCGCCAGCTGGTCGTGGCCGAGTCCATCCGGCGGTCCCCGAGCGGCAAGGCGGACTACCGGTGGGCGCAGAAGGTGGCGGTGGCGGCGGACCGGTGA
- a CDS encoding sulfatase, which translates to MTEEAAEATASAQEVAATPSAQEVDEPSSADVPDSPRPGWFGWRRRYPRTARGVSVGTSVLAGLLVLLVLLFPNRLDHMNLRSFFRLPVEAIVIAAVLLVLPPRARRIAAVLFGLFLGLFTVLKFMDMGFYQTLARPFDLVFDWIMLGNATDWLRESFGRTGEVLAVTGVIVLFLALLALCTWAMVRLTNLMSRHRQTAVGTTLVLGTVWVTCFTVGVQFGGVSFATKGNTEFLANRVQHVRNGLGDAKVFEKESAVDAFAATPPDQLLTGLRGKDVLFTFIESYGRVAIDDPAMAPEIDATLKQGDATLKSAGFASRSGWLSSPVTGAGSWMAHSTFLSGLWVKNQQRYLNLTSSDRATLTSYFRKTGAWRTVGIVPGVRKSWPEGKYFGLDHIYDSTHLGYKGPYFSWTPVPDQFSLEAFQKLEHGKKNRDPIMAEIILASSHNPWSPIAHMIDWNDLGDGSVFEQIKKEGTNPTEVWKSQERVRTEYRKAIQYSVDSLTQWMQRYGDENTVLVFLGDHQPVPTVTKGSTSKDVPITIVAKDPKVLDRVADWNWTDGLKPADNAPVWGMDKFRDRFMTAFAK; encoded by the coding sequence GTGACGGAGGAGGCCGCAGAGGCGACCGCTTCGGCCCAGGAGGTGGCGGCGACCCCGTCGGCCCAGGAGGTGGATGAACCCAGCTCCGCGGACGTACCCGACTCGCCCCGCCCCGGCTGGTTCGGCTGGCGCCGCCGCTACCCCCGTACGGCTCGTGGTGTGTCCGTGGGGACGAGCGTGCTGGCCGGTCTTCTGGTGCTGCTCGTGCTGCTCTTCCCCAACCGGCTCGACCACATGAACCTCCGGTCGTTCTTCCGGCTTCCCGTGGAGGCGATCGTCATCGCGGCCGTCCTCCTGGTGCTGCCGCCCAGGGCGCGGCGGATCGCGGCGGTCCTCTTCGGGCTGTTCCTCGGACTGTTCACCGTCCTGAAGTTCATGGACATGGGCTTCTACCAGACCCTGGCCCGGCCGTTCGACCTGGTCTTCGACTGGATCATGCTGGGCAACGCGACGGACTGGCTCCGGGAGTCCTTCGGCCGCACCGGCGAGGTGCTCGCGGTGACCGGCGTGATCGTCCTGTTCCTCGCCCTGCTCGCGCTGTGCACCTGGGCCATGGTCCGGCTGACGAACCTGATGTCCCGGCACCGTCAGACGGCCGTGGGCACCACTCTCGTCCTCGGCACGGTGTGGGTCACCTGCTTCACGGTGGGCGTGCAGTTCGGGGGTGTCTCGTTCGCCACCAAGGGGAACACCGAGTTCCTCGCCAACCGTGTGCAGCACGTGCGCAACGGACTGGGGGACGCCAAGGTCTTCGAGAAGGAGTCGGCCGTCGACGCCTTCGCCGCCACCCCTCCCGACCAGCTGCTGACCGGGCTGCGCGGCAAGGACGTCCTGTTCACCTTCATCGAGAGCTACGGCCGGGTCGCGATCGACGACCCGGCGATGGCACCGGAGATCGACGCGACGCTCAAGCAGGGCGACGCGACGCTCAAGTCCGCCGGCTTCGCCTCGCGCAGCGGCTGGCTGAGTTCCCCCGTGACGGGCGCCGGCAGCTGGATGGCCCACTCGACGTTCCTGTCCGGCCTGTGGGTCAAGAACCAGCAGCGGTACCTCAACCTCACCTCCAGCGACCGTGCCACCCTCACCAGCTACTTCCGCAAGACCGGCGCCTGGCGCACGGTGGGCATCGTGCCGGGCGTGCGCAAGTCCTGGCCGGAGGGCAAGTACTTCGGCCTGGACCACATCTACGACTCCACGCACCTCGGCTACAAGGGCCCCTACTTCAGCTGGACGCCCGTGCCGGACCAGTTCAGCCTGGAGGCCTTCCAGAAGCTGGAGCACGGCAAGAAGAACCGCGACCCGATCATGGCGGAGATCATCCTGGCCTCCAGCCACAACCCCTGGTCGCCGATCGCGCACATGATCGACTGGAACGACCTCGGTGACGGCTCGGTCTTCGAGCAGATCAAGAAGGAGGGCACGAACCCGACCGAGGTCTGGAAGAGCCAGGAGCGGGTGCGCACCGAGTACCGCAAGGCCATCCAGTACTCCGTGGACAGCCTGACCCAGTGGATGCAGCGCTACGGCGACGAGAACACGGTCCTCGTCTTCCTGGGCGACCACCAGCCGGTGCCGACCGTCACCAAGGGCTCCACCAGCAAGGACGTACCGATCACGATCGTCGCCAAGGACCCGAAGGTGCTGGACCGGGTCGCCGACTGGAACTGGACGGACGGCCTCAAGCCCGCCGACAACGCGCCCGTGTGGGGCATGGACAAGTTCCGCGACCGCTTCATGACGGCGTTCGCGAAGTGA
- a CDS encoding alpha/beta hydrolase → MDTVKANGITLAYRAWGPEDAPPVLLLHCRGADGADWTQIAERLATGARPRRVYAPDLRGHGRSDWPGRGTEAGAGEYAYEAMRDDMLGFVAALGLDRVDVVGHSLGGAVAYLLAQQAPHVVRRLVLEDVPAPMPLDPPRPPAPAPDTDPPFDRAMLRATDEQRNVPDPLWWDHMGRITMPTLLIGGGPTSAIPQEEVELLASVIPDSRLVTVGGGHLVHEARPREFLAAVTPFLEGPGVTSRTPS, encoded by the coding sequence ATGGACACCGTGAAGGCCAACGGCATCACTCTCGCGTACCGCGCGTGGGGGCCCGAGGACGCGCCGCCCGTGCTGCTGCTGCACTGCCGGGGCGCCGACGGGGCGGACTGGACACAGATCGCCGAGCGGCTCGCCACGGGAGCGCGCCCGCGCCGCGTGTACGCACCGGATCTGCGGGGGCACGGCCGCAGCGACTGGCCCGGCAGGGGAACGGAAGCGGGGGCCGGGGAGTACGCGTACGAAGCGATGCGCGACGACATGCTCGGCTTCGTGGCCGCGCTCGGTCTCGACCGTGTCGACGTCGTCGGCCACTCGCTCGGCGGGGCCGTCGCCTACCTGCTGGCGCAGCAGGCCCCGCACGTCGTACGGCGGCTGGTCCTGGAGGACGTGCCCGCTCCGATGCCCCTCGATCCGCCGCGGCCGCCCGCCCCCGCCCCGGACACCGACCCGCCCTTCGACCGGGCCATGCTGCGGGCCACCGACGAGCAGCGCAACGTCCCCGATCCGCTGTGGTGGGACCACATGGGGCGGATCACCATGCCCACGCTCCTCATCGGGGGTGGTCCCACCAGCGCGATCCCCCAGGAGGAGGTCGAGCTGCTCGCCTCCGTGATCCCCGACTCCCGGCTGGTGACCGTGGGCGGAGGCCATCTGGTGCACGAGGCCAGACCGCGCGAGTTCTTAGCCGCCGTGACGCCCTTCCTGGAAGGGCCCGGCGTCACTTCGCGAACGCCGTCATGA